Proteins encoded within one genomic window of Saccharopolyspora pogona:
- a CDS encoding inositol monophosphatase family protein: MSPTPAIEIPAGTHPALAAVAHAAMTVFHQARRDHSRAALAETVAMGADGTATTRLDLLVDTAVAETAAAQRVNLITEEIGVVDNGSAVTLVVDPVDGTANAIADVPLAAFAGVVAVDGEPVESLTTWLDTGRSWHAKAGEPSRWRTSGRRELDGAAVSLLRPHTANEAAWLRVSRRAARVRILSSSCLEAALVAQGSTDAFADAGSETHRIMDIAAAAVLVPAAGGAVLDAFGRPVEIDPDLTRRWSGVVAATRELADQLAETIRD, encoded by the coding sequence CCCGCGCTGGCGGCGGTGGCCCACGCGGCGATGACGGTGTTCCACCAGGCCCGGCGGGACCACAGCCGCGCCGCGCTGGCCGAGACCGTCGCCATGGGCGCGGACGGCACCGCCACCACGCGTTTGGACCTGCTGGTCGACACGGCCGTGGCGGAGACCGCCGCCGCGCAGCGGGTGAACCTGATCACCGAGGAGATCGGGGTGGTGGACAACGGCTCCGCCGTCACCCTCGTCGTCGATCCGGTCGACGGCACCGCCAACGCCATCGCGGATGTGCCGCTCGCCGCCTTCGCCGGAGTGGTCGCGGTCGACGGCGAACCGGTCGAGTCACTCACCACCTGGCTCGACACCGGTCGCAGCTGGCACGCGAAAGCGGGCGAACCCAGCCGGTGGCGCACGAGCGGGCGGCGGGAACTCGACGGCGCCGCGGTGAGCCTGCTGCGCCCGCACACGGCGAACGAAGCGGCGTGGCTGCGCGTCAGCCGCCGGGCGGCGCGGGTCCGGATCCTGTCCAGCAGTTGCCTCGAAGCCGCGCTCGTCGCACAGGGCAGCACCGACGCCTTCGCCGACGCCGGTTCCGAGACGCACCGCATCATGGACATCGCCGCCGCGGCGGTCCTGGTGCCGGCGGCCGGTGGCGCGGTGCTCGACGCGTTCGGCCGTCCCGTCGAGATCGATCCCGATCTCACCCGCCGCTGGTCTGGAGTCGTCGCCGCGACCCGCGAACTGGCAGACCAGCTCGCGGAGACAATCCGGGACTGA